CCCGTAAAGATCGAAGGGGACGATGTTCTCGTCTCCGTCACACAGGAGTCCTGAAGTCCCCATGGCAACGCTTGAGATCAACGACCTGCACGTCTCCGTCGAAACCGAAGGCGGCCCCACCGAGATCCTGCGCGGCGTCGACCTGAGCATGAAGCAGGGCGAGACGCACGCGATCATGGGCCCGAACGGCTCCGGCAAGTCCACGCTCGCGTACTCCCTGGCCGGTCACCCGAAGTACACCGTCACCAGCGGCTCCGTGAAGCTCGACGGCGAGGACGTCCTGGAGATGTCCGTCGACGAGCGCGCCCGCGCCGGTGTCTTCCTCGCCATGCAGTACCCGGTCGAGGTTCCCGGAGTCTCCGTCTCCAACTTCCTGCGTACCTCCGCCACCGCCGTGCGCGGCGAGGCACCCAAGCTGCGTACCTGGGTCAAGGAGGTCAAGGAGGCCATGGAGCGGCTCTCCATCGACCCGAAGTTCGCCGAGCGCAACGTCAACGAGGGCTTCTCCGGCGGTGAGAAGAAGCGCCACGAGATCCTCCAGCTGGAGCTGCTCCGGCCGAAGATCGCGATCCTCGACGAGACCGACTCCGGCCTCGACGTCGACGCCCTGCGCGTGGTCTCCGAGGGCGTCAACCGCGTCCACGAGACCGGTGAGGTCGGCACCCTGCTGATCACCCACTACACGCGCATCCTGCGCTACATCAAGCCCGACTTCGTGCACGTCTTCGCCAAGGGCCGCATCGCCGAGTCCGGCGGCGCCGAGCTGGCGGACAAGCTGGAGGAAGAGGGCTACGAGGAGTACGTGAAGGGTGGTGCCACTGCGTGACAGCTTCCTCCCAGTCGCTTCCGGGGCTGCTCGACACCGAGGCGATCCGTAAGGATTTCCCGATCCTGGATCGCCAGGTGCACGACGGCCAGAAGCTGATCTACCTGGACAACGCCGCGACCTCGCAGAAGCCGACCCAGGTGCTGGACGCGCTGGCCGACTACTACGAGCGGCACAACGCGAACGTGCACCGCGGGGTGCATGTGCTCGCCGAGGAGGCCACGGCGCTGTACGAGGGCGCGCGCGACAAGGTCGCCGCGTTCATCAACGCGCCCAGCCGCGACGAGGTGATCTTCACCAAGAACGCCTCGGAGTCGCTGAACCTCGTGGCGAACATGCTCGGCTGGGCCGATGAGCCCTACCGCGTCGAGCGCGACACCGAGATCGTCATCACGGAGATGGAGCACCACTCCAACATCGTGCCGTGGCAGCTGCTGTCGCAGCGCACGGGCGCGAAGCTGAAGTGGTTCGGGCTGACCGACGAGGGCCGGCTCGACCTGAACGGGATCGATCAGCTGATCACCGAGCGCACCAAGGTCGTCTCGCTCACGCTGGTCTCCAACATCATGGGCACCTTCAACCCCATCGAGGCCATCGTGCGCCGGGCCCAGGAGGTGGGCGCGCTGGTCGTGGTGGACGCCTCGCAGGCCGCGCCGCACATGGTGCTGGACGTCCAGGCGCTCCAGGCCGACTTCGTGGCCTTCACCGGGCACAAGATGTGCGGGCCCACAGGCATCGGCGTGCTGTGGGGGCGGCAGGAGCTGCTCAACGACCTTCCGCCGTTCCTCGGCGGCGGCGAGATGATCGAGACCGTTTCGATGCACTCGTCGACGTACGCGCCCGCGCCGCACAAGTTCGAGGCCGGCACGCCGCCGATCGCCCAGGCGGTCGGTCTGGGCGCCGCTGTGGATTACCTCACGGCGATCGGCATGGAGCGGATCCACACACACGAGCAGGCGCTGACCGAGTACGCGGTGCGCAAGCTCCAGGAGATCCCGGACCTGCGGATCATCGGCCCCCCCACGGCCGAGGACCGGGGTGCGACGATCTCCTTCACGCTCGGTGACATCCACCCGCACGACGTCGGTCAGGTCCTGGACGAGCAGGGCATCGCGGTCCGTGTCGGACACCACTGCGCTCGGCCCGTCTGCCTGCGGTACGGAATTCCCGCGACCACGCGAGCGTCGTTCTATCTGTACTCCACTCCCGCCGAGGTGGACGCCTTGGCGGACGGGCTGGAGCACGTACGGAATTTCTTCGCTTAGGGGCTGTCGGTGAAGCTGGACTCCATGTACCAGGAAGTGATCCTGGACCACTACAAGCATCCGCACGGACGTGGCCTGCGCGAAGGCGACGCCGAGGTGCACCACGTCAACCCGACGTGCGGGGACGAGATCACCTTGCGGGTGCGCTACGACGGCGACACGATCAAGGATGTGTCGTACGAGGGTCAGGGCTGCTCCATCAGCCAGGCCAGCGCCTCGGTGCTGAACGAGCTGCTGGTCGGCAAGGAGCTGGGTGAGGCCCGTCAGATCCAGGAGAGCTTCCTGGAGCTGATGCAGTCCAGGGGCCAGCTTGAGCCGGACGACACCATGGAGGACCTGCTGGAGGACGCTGTGGCGTTCGCCGGGGTCTCGAAGTACCCGGCGCGGGTGAAGTGCGCCCTGCTGAGCTGGATGGCCTGGAAGGACGCCACGGCGCAGGCATTCGGTGAGCCGACCAAGGAGACGACATCATGACCGAGACGACCACCAAGCCCGCGAGCGAGGACGAGGTCCGCGAGGCGCTGATGGACGTCGTCGACCCGGAACTGGGTATCGACGTCGTCAACCTCGGCCTGATCTACGGGGTTCACATCGATGACGCGAACATCGCGACCATCGACATGACGCTCACGTCGGCGGCCTGCCCGCTGACCGACGTCATCGAGGACCAGGCAGTGTCCGCGACCGAGGGCATCGTCAACGAGCTCAAGATCAACTGGGTCTGGATGCCCCCGTGGGGTCCGGACAAGATCACCGACGACGGCCGCGAGCAGCTCAGGGCGCTGGGCTTCAACGTCTGAGCCGCCGCGCTGATCGCGCCGTCCCGGAGCTGATCACACCGCCGGGAAAACCGCCTCGTAACGGCCATGCCCGCCAGCCATGCTGGCGGGCATGGCCGTTTTGCTGCACCAACCTCGGGCTCGGGGCCCGGAAGCCGGACATCGGGCAGGGGGAGGGCAGGTCCTGGTGGTGCTCCGGGAACCGGATTATATGTACAGGCGTACGCAACGTTGTGTACGCTCGTACGCATGATGTACGTGACGCTCGCAGGCGCGATTTTCGCCGAGATTCTGGCGACGACCTCGATGAAGTACAGCGACGGCTTCAGCAAGCTGTGGCCCTCGCTGATCACCGGGGTGGGGTACGTGGTGGCGTTCCTGCTGCTCGCGCATACGCTGAAATCCATGTCCGTGGGCACCGCCTACGCGATCTGGTCCGGCGCGGGGACGGCAGTGGTGGCGATGATCGGGATGGTGTTCATCGGCGAGGCCGTCACCATGGCGAAGATCCTCGGGCTGTTGCTGGTGATCGCGGGGGTTGTGGTGCTGAACCTGGGAGGAGCGCATTGATGGCACGGCGGTACGACCCCGAGCGGCGGCAGCGCATCATCGACGCCGCGATCAGGATCGTGGAGCTGAAAGGCATCACGGCGCTGAGCCACCGCTCGGTCGCGGCCGAGGCCGATGTGCCGCTCGGCTCCACGACGTACCACTTCGCGAGCCTGGACGATCTGCTCGTCGCGGCGCTGGAACAGGTCAACTGCGGGCCGCAGTCCGCGATCGAGAGCTGGGAGCGTGAGCTGTCGGGCGACGAGCCGCTGCTGGACGCGGTCACGCGGATCCTGGAGGAGTACACCTCGGGCGCGCACGGGCGGATCCGGCTGGAGTACGAGCTGTATCTGGGCGCGCTGCGCCGCCCGCCCCTCCAGCCGGTGGCTGCGGCCTGGATCGACGACTGGGTCGAGGTGGTCGGCCGCCACACCGCCGACCCCGCCACAGCGCGGGCGCTGGCGGCGCTGATCGACGGGCTGCTGCTCCAGTTCCTGCTCACCGCCCGGCCCTTCGACCGTACGGAGGTCCGGGCCGCGCTCGCCCGGGTCATCGGCTGACCCAGGCCGCTGCCGACCGGCAGGCCGGACCGCGGCCAAGGCCGCCGCCGAGGCCGCCTGATCGCACAGCGGACCGGTTCGTCATCGCGGCCCGGATCCGGATAGCGTTCCAGGCATGACCGACGCACCCACCACTCGCACCACCGGCGCCGTCGCCGCCGGGCTCGCCACCGTCACGGCCGACGGGAGCGTACTCGACACCTGGTTCCCCAGCCCCGAGCTGACCACCGAGCCGGGCCCCGCCGGAACCGAGCGGCTGAGCGCCGAGCGCGCCGCCGCGCTGCTGGGAGAGGCCGCGCCGCAGGCGATGGGGCCCGACCCGCGCCGCGGGGTCGAGATCATCGCCGTCCGTACGGTCGTCGCCTCCCTGGACGACAAGCCGCTGGACGCGCACGACGTCTATCTCCGGCTGCACCTGCTCAGCCACCGCCTCGTCCGCCCCCACGGGCAGAGCCTGGACGGGATCTTCGGGCACCTGGCGAACGTCGCCTGGACCAGCCTCGGCCCTGTGGCCGTCGACAACCTGGAGCAGGCGCGCCTCAACGCGCGCGCCTCCGGCACCCACCTGAGCGTCACCAGTGTCGACAAGTTCCCGAGGATGACCGACTACGTCGCGCCCAAGGGCGTGCGTATCGGCGACGCCGACCGGGTGCGCCTGGGCGCCCACCTGGCCGAGGGCACCACCGTCATGCACGAGGGCTTCTGCAACTTCAACGCCGGCACACTGGGCACCTCCATGGTTGAGGGCCGCATCAGCGCGGGCGTGGTCCTGGGCGACGGCACGGACCTGGGCGGCGGCGCCTCGATCATGGGCACGCTCTCCGGCGGCGGCAAGCAGACCATCTCCATCGGACAGCGCTGCCTGATCGGTGCCGAGGCGGGCATCGGCATTTCGCTGGGCGACGACTCCGTGGTGGAGGCCGGGCTCTACGTCACGGCGGGCACCCGCGTCTCCCTGCCCGACGGGAAGATCGTCAAGGCTCTGGAGCTGTCCGGCGCCAACAACCTGCTCTTCCGCCGCAACTCGGTGACCGGCTCCGTGGAGGCGCTCCAGCGCACCGGCTCCTGGGGCGGCCTGAACGAGGCCCTGCACAGTCACAACTGAGTTCCGGCCGGTCCACCCCGGCCCCCCGCGCATGCCCGTAGGCCATAGGCTTACGGGCATGCGCGATCTTGTGGCCGGAATGCGGTACTTGGGGCGGGGCCAGCGGTGGGTGCTGGGGCACGGACGGTGGTTCGGGTTCGGGCTGCTGCCCGCGCTGGTCACCCTCGCCCTCTACGCCGTCGTCCTCACGGTGTTGGGCTTTTGGACGGACGACATCGTCACCTGGGCCACGCCCTTCGCCGACGACTGGAGCTCGGCCTGGCGGGGGACGCTGCGCGGGGTCTTCGCGGCGCTGCTGTGGGGCGGGGTGCTGATGCTGGCGGTCGTCACCTTCGCCGCCGTCACGCTGCTGGTCGGCGAGCCCTTCTACGAGAAGCTTTCGGAGAAGGTCGAGGAGAGCGAGGGCGGACTCCCGCCGGGCCGGGACCTGCCGCTGTGGCAGGAGCTGTGGACCGCGTTGCGCGACAGCCTGTTCGTGCTGTGGCGCACGCTGCTGTTCACGGTGCCGCTGTTCCTCCTCGGCTTTGTGCCCTTCGTCGGTCAGACGATCATCCCGGTCCTCGGGTTCTGCGTATCCGGCTTCTTCCTCTCCCTTGAGCTGTCCTCGGTCGCCATGCAGCGCCGGGGCATCCCGGTGCGGGAGCGGCTACGGATGCTGCGCCGGCGCAAGGCCCTCGCGCTGGGCTTCGGGGTGCCGCTGGTGCTGTGCTTCCTGGTGCCCGTCGCGGCCGTCTTCCTCATGCCGGGCGCGGTCGCCGGTGCCGCGCTGCTGGTCCGGGACCTGCTGGGGGAGCGCGGGCCGGACCCGCAGGCCCCCGGACAGGGCGGGCCCGCGCAGGGGCAGGCCGCGCCGCAGCCGTACGGCCAGGCGCCGGGGGCCGACGGCCGTACGGCGTCCCCGTACGGACCGCCGCCTGCGGGCCCGTACGGAGCGCCCTCGGGAGGCCCGTACGGTCCGCCGCCCGGGGATCCGTACGGAGCGCCGCCCGCATCCGGGGGCGGCGCCTCCACCCGGCCCTGAGCCGCCGGCGCGTCCGCGAGGCTCCGTGTACGGCGGAGCGTTGAACTCCCGCCTCAGCGCAGCGGTATCCGCACGACCGACGGGTCGTGGTCGCTGGACTGGTCGGCGAACTCCGCGTTGATGTGGACGATGTCGTAGTCGGGACGCCGCGCCCCCGGGCTGGTCAGCAGGTGATCCAGGCTCTGGGAGTTGCCGTTGAAGACGTAGCCGTAGCGCTCGTTCTCCGGCAGCTGATTCATGGGGCTGGTCAACGCGTTGCCGGAGCGCAGCGCGTCCAGGGAGGGCGAGAACGGGAAGTCGTTGAAGTCGCCGCCCGCGACGATCAGCGCGTCCCGGTCCTTGGCACGCACGTCCCGCGCGAAGGAGTTGAGCAGCTTCGCCTGCTCCACACGCTGCGGCTCCGAGTGCCGGGTCGGCGGCTGGAAGCGGCCCTCCATCGGCTCGTCGCCGTCCAGGTCGCCACCGCCCTTGGAGCTGAAGTGGTTGGCGACGACGAACACCGGGCGGCCCCGGAAGCGGAACTCACCGGCCAGCGGCTTGCGGCTGGCCTTCCACGCCGGGTCCTGCGGGGCGATCCGCCCCGGTGAGGCCGACAGCGCGGGCTTGCCGCCCTTCCCGACGACCTCGACGGGGGTGGTCGCGTCGCCGCCGGGCCGGTCGGTGAAGGAGACCCGCTCGGGGTTGTAGAGGAACGCGACGCGGATGTTGCCGCCCGGCTGGCCGCCGTCCTGCTTGTCGCCCGGGTCGATCTGGCGCCACTTGTAGGAGGGCCCGCCCGCCTTGCGGACCGCCTCGGTGAGCTTGTCGAGGGTCTTGCCCGCGCTGACCGTGCCGTCGTCGTCGGGGCCGGTGTCGTCCTGGACCTCCTCGACGGTGACGATGTCGGGCGAGGACAGGTTGGTCACCAGCCCCTCGGCCAGCCGGTCGAACTTGGCCGGGTCGGTCTTGGGGGAGAGGTTCTCGACGTTGTAGGTGGCCACCGCCAGTTCGTCCGCGCGCTGTGCCCTGGTCCGCTCGCGCTTCAGGTCCCGGTCCTGGTGGGTGCCCAGCGTGGTGGCGCGCAGCGTGTAGCCGCCGAACTGCTCGTAGTCCAGGGGCCCTTCGGTCTTCCCGGCCAGCCCGTCGCCGACGTCGGCCCGTGGGAAGGGGTGCTCGTCGGGCGGGAGGAGCGAGGAGACCTTCATCCGGGCGCCGTTCTGATCCCCGTACGAGCCGTAGAGGGTGCCGCCGCGCGGGGTGGGGCGCTGGCGCGGGTCGGTGGTGACCCACAGGTCGTCGTAGGCGGAGGTCGGGCCCGTGACCCGTGCGCCGCGCGCCGAGACGCGCATGCCCTCCAGCGCCTCGTAGCGGTCCAGCGCGTAGCGGGAGGGGCGCAGGGCGCGCTTCTCGATGCTGTCGCCGCCCGCCTCGGGGGCGTAGGCGCGGGGGACGCTGTGCGGGGTCAGCCGGAAGGCGGCGGGCAGCTTCGCGCGGCGCTCCTCGCTCTTCGCGCGGCGCCCTTCGCCCGTGGCACTGTCCGGCGCGGACTTCCAGGTGGCGCCGGTGAGCTGGGTGACGGACTGGCCGCCGGCCTCCTTGCCGCCCGGGTAGAACTCGCTGACCTCGCCGGAGACCGTCAGCTTGTCCCCGACGGCGACGCCGGGGCTCTTCTTGCCGGTGTAGACGAAGATCCCCTCGCTGGTGGCCGGGTCGTCGTCGGGGTCGGCGTCCTGGAGCCAGAAGCCGCGCGCGGAGCCGAAGTCGCGTACGCCCGTGACGATTCCGGGCACACCGGCGACCTCGCGGCCCGCGTAGGGGGACAGTCGGGTGGCGCCCTGGATGTCGTGGATGCGTACCTCTGCGCCGGAATCCTCGGCTCCGGCGGAGGACGGCAGGACCAGCAGGGTGGAGCAGACGGCGGCGACGGTGAGCGTCGCACCCCGTGTCGGTCGGGACGGCACGGAAAGCCTCCGGAGTTCGGGCCCTTGGGGCGTTGCTGTGCGGTGCTGGGCGGGTGGTGGTGCGGTGCTGGGCGGAGCGAGCGGTGCTGGGTGGGGCAGGCTGCGCCGAGCGGCGCGCCGGGGCGCGGAGGCGGTGCGTGCGCCGTGGGCGTGGGGCGCGCACCGGCAGCGCCGGGTGGCTGGACGGCATTCTCTACGCGCGTAAAGTCTGGCGGGGAAACGGCGGTTGTCAAGGACGTGACATGGCGCGAGAGCGCCCCGCCGCCCTCCTGTTACATGGCGGGTGCACGATTCGGGCAGCCGGGGACAGAACCCGTCTACGCTGGGGGCCTTGCACCGCCCCGAGAACCCGTAGGACTCGTAGGAGATGAACGCGCACATGACCGGTGACGACCGTCCCACCATGCCGCCTGTACGGCTGCCCTCCGATGCCGAACTGGCACGGGACGCGCTGGCCGCGCCGCTCCTGGCGCGCGCGGTGGAGCTCACCCGCTGGGCGCGCGCGGGCGAGCCCGAGGGCGCGGGCATCCCGGTCGGAGCGGGCGGCGAGCTGCTGTCCGAGCAGCTCAAACAGGCCGCTGCGCACCTGGGTCTGGCGGACGGCGAGGACGCGCCCGCGCTGGCGGCCGACGCGTGGAACTTCGCGGTGGACACCGGGCTGCTGGTCATCGACGAGGACGAGGACGAGCAGGCGGCGGGCGGCGACGACGCCTCGCCCTCCAGCGACGAGCCGGTCGGCGTGGCCACCCCGGACGAGGAGATGGCCGGGCTCACCGGCGGCGGCGCCGAGGCGGGCGCCCCGACCCCCGCGGAGATCCTCGAGGTCTGGCAGAACGGCTTGGAGACGGTGCTCGCCGACGCCGCGACCCCCAGCTTCGAAGAGCTGCTCGGCGGCATCGAGAACGCCATCGGCCAGGACGGCCAGATCGACCCGGACGCCATCGACCTCGACTCCGTGGACTGGAACCCGGAGGAGGAGGCCGACTTCCTCGACAGCGCTCTCGGCAACCTCTATCTGCTGACCGCCACGGACGCCGCCGTCGCCGCGGGCTCGATGGTGCCGCTGCCGGTCCTCGCCGCCTCGATGATCGTCCCGGAGGGCATGGACGAGCCCACCGACGAGGTGCTCGAAGAGGTCTCCACGGCGATGATGCGGCTGGACGAGCAGTTCCGGATGCTGGAGCCGACCGGACTGGTGGAGTACCAGCCGGTGGACGAGGCGCTCACCCGCGAGGCAGGAGAGGCCGAAGAGGCCCTGGAAGCCGAACAGTTGGGCGGCGACCTGGACGACGAGGACGTCTCGCGCTACGGAATGGTGCGGCTGACCCCGCTCGGGCTGCACGGGGTGCGCGAGCGGATGCGGGAGGCCGGTCTGGACGTACCCGCCGTCGGCGATCTGGCCGGATCCGGCGCTGATGTGCTCCTCGCGGCACTCCCCGTCTACACCGAGGACAACGCGCGCAGCGAGATCGAGACGTGGTTCGCCGAGCGCGCCGGACGGCCCGAGGGCGGCGGGACGGCGGGCGCGGCCCGCGAGCTGCTGGCCGCGGCGCGCGGCGGCGACGACGAAGGTCCCGTGCGCAGGCTGGCGTGCCAGCAGGCCCTCTCGCTGGCCGGCCCCGAGGCCGAGTCCGCGCTGCGCGAGGTGCTGGATGACCGGCAGCTCGGCGGCCTGGCGCGGGTGTGGCTGGCGGAGCGCGGCGCGGCGGACGTGCCGCAGCCCGACGAGGAGATGGTCTTCTGGCTGACCGTCGACACGATCGCGGCCCAGCTCGCCACGGCGGGGGAGCCGGAGGAGCTCCAGGACCTGGTGCGCGGGCTGGTGGACCAGCACGCGGGCTTCTTCGAGAAGGCATGGCGCGTCGACCACCCGGCGACCGGCGAGGTGCTGGAGGCGATGGGCCGCGTGCACCCGGACAAGCAGGTCGCCAAGGCCGCGCGCAAGGCCGCCTTCAAGGCCCGCTCCCGCTGACACGTCCTGGCAGTCCCGACAGGGGCCTTGACGCAGGGCCGCCCTCCCGCCGGTGCGAGCCGGAGGGAGGGCGGTGAGTGTTCAAGGAACCGCGCGGCAGTCACAGCTTCGCGGAGGGCTCAGCTCTCGTCGGGCGGCGGCCCGCCGGTGCCGCTGAAATCGCCGTGCCTGCCCTCGCCCGCGGCGAAGCGGGCCGCGCCCTCCCGCGCCTCGGTCAGCGCGTCCTGGCTGTGCGCGAACTCGTTGACCATCGCCTGCCGCTCCGGCAGCCCCTGCTGGCCGCGCAGGGAGGCCAGATCGGTGCGCAGACAGGTCTGCGGGAAGCGCGCCAGTGACGCGGCCAGCTCCTCGGCCGCCGCGCGCGCCTCGCCGCGCGGCACCACCCGGTTGGCCAGCCCGATGCCGTACGCCTCGGCGGCGTCCACGGGACGTCCCGTCAGCACCATGTCGGCGGCGCGCCCCGCGCCGATCAGCCGGGGGAGGCGCACCGTACCGCCGTCGATGAGGGGCACCCCCCAGCGGCGGCAGAAGACGCCGAACACCGCGTCCTCCTCGGCCACCCGAAGGTCGCACCACAGCGCCAGCTCCAGTCCGCCCGCGACGGCGTACCCGCTGACGGCGGCGATCACCGGTTTGGTGAGCTTGAGCCGCGTGGGTCCCATGGGTCCGTCGCCCTCCGGCGAGAGGCGGTTGCCGCGCTCGGTGCCCATGGCCTTCAGGTCGGCGCCCGCGCAGAACGTCCCGCCCTCGCCCCACAGCACCGCCGCGCTCGCGCCGCGATCGGCCTCGAAGGCCCGGAACGCGTCGGCGAGCGCGGCCCCCGTCGGTCCGTCCACGGCGTTACGCGCCTCCGGGCGCGAGAGCACCACGGTGGTGACGGCACCGGCGCGTTCGGTGCGGACGGAAGAGCTGCTCACGAATCGGCCTCCGAGGCGGGAGCGGGTGAGGGCGGGTGGCGCGTCGGACCGGAGCGGACGCGACGGCCCGGAACGGACGCGACGGCCCGGAACGGAACGGAACCGAGCCTAAGCCGGGGACCGGCCGCTCTCCAGGCCCTCGGGGTGACCGCCGGCGGCCTGTGGGGCCCTCCCCCCGTCCCCCCTGTATCCCACCGCGTCCCCTTTGTGACCCCTCCGTATCTCAAATCCACATCTCGCTGCATGAGACGTGGAGGTGTGGATTCCGGTGCCTCGATTACCGTTGCACGCATGTTCGGACCTGCGCGCCTGCGGGCGCTCGCGCTCACGCTCTTCGCGGCCACCGCGTGGAGCGTCGACGACGCGCTCTGTCCCCGCTGACGCCGCCGCGCCGCGCCTTCCGGACCCGCCACCTCCTTCCCCGCCGTCTCCCCCCGTCTCCCGGCCGCCCCGTGCCTGTCGGCCGGTCCTGGCGGATCCGGGCGGGGCCCGGGTGGCCCGGTTCCCTGCCTCGCGTGCCGTGCCCCGTGCGGCGGCCCCTCGTACGCTGCCGCCGCACGGCGCGGCGTACCGCCCGTCCCTGTCCGCCTCGCCTCCCCGGCGTTTCCTCCCGTACCCCGCACGGAGGTCCTCGTGACGACCGCTCCACCCGCCGAGGCGCAGCCGCCGGTCCGCACCGGGCTGCTGCCGCCCTCACCCACCAGCGCCCCCGCGCCCGAGGCGGCGCCCGCGCCCGCCGTGCGGTGGCTGCCGCTCGCCGTCGCGCTGGTCATCGGGCTCGCCCTGACCGGCTACGTCTGGGCGGCGCACGGCACCAAGCCCGGCGTACTGCTGCTGCTCGGCATCGGCCTGGGAGTGGGCCTCTTCCACTCCCGGTTCGGATTCACCTCCGCCTGGCGGCAGTTGATCGCCGTCGGCAACGGCACCGGGCTGCGCGCGCACGCGCTGCTGCTCGGGACGACGGCCACACTCTTCGCGCTGATCATCGGCACCGGCACCGGGCTGTTCGGCTCCGTGCCGGCGCCCAGTGCCGGGCCGCTGGGCGCCGGACTGCTGGTCGGGGCCTTCCTCTTCGCCGTCGGCATGCAGCTCGGCGGCGCCTGCGCCTCCGGCACGCTCTTCGCCGTCGGCTCGGGCCAGAGCACCATCGTGCTGACCCTCGGTGGCTTCATCGTCGGCTCGACCCTCGCCGCGTGGCAGTACGGGCTGTGGGGCGACCTCCCCGCATTCGACCCGGTCGTCTTCTCCGACCACCTCGGCTGGGGCGGTTCGCTGGCCGTGACGCTGGTGGCGCTCGCGGCCGTCGTCCTCATCTCGCGCCGGGTGCAGTCGCGGCGCAACCCGCCGCCGGTGGGCGCGCCGCCGTCCGCGCGCGGCACCCTCGCCCGGGTGGTGCGCGGCTCCTGGCCGCTGGCCGCCGGTGCGCTGGTGCTCGCGGTGCTCGGCGGGGCGGTGCTGCTGGTGTCGGGCGGCGCCTGGGGCATCACCAGCGCCTTCGCGCTGTGGGGCTCCAAGCTCGTGGGAGCGCTGGGCGGTTCGCCCGAGAGCTGGGCGTTCTGGCAGGACCCGAAGAACGCCCAGCAGCTCGCCGGGCCCGTGCTGGCCGACAAGACCAGCCTCACCGACCTCGGCATCATGATCGGTGCCGCGGTCGCCGCCGCGGCGGGTGGCGTCTGGACGCTGCACCGGGGCGTGCCGTGGCGTACGGCCGTCGCCGCCGTGCTCGGCGGAGTACTGATGGGGATCGGTGCGCGGCTCGCCGGAGGATGCAACATCGGCGCCTACCTGGCCGGGATCGCCTCCGGCAGCCTGCACGGCTGGATCTGGGGCGCCGTCGCGCTCGGCGGCACCTGGGCCGGGCTGCGGCTGCGCCCGTACTTCGGCCTGGGCAACCCCAAGCCGGGCGACGGGGTCTGCTGACGACCTGCCCACGCTGACAGGGCGGAGGCCCGTCCGCGCTGACAGGGCTGATGCCCCGCCCACGCTGACAGACCGGAACGGCCGCCCGCCGCGCACCCGCCGGGCGGCCGTTCCGGTTCGTGCGGGCGAGGCGGCTCTTTCGTGCGGGCGAGGTGGCATTCCGGTTCGGGTGTGCGGGTGTTCCGTCCCCCGCGTATGACCAGGTCCTGGCGGCGCATGCGGACCGGCGAGTCCGGCGACCCGGTTCCGGGATCCGCTCCGTACGATCGAGCGGACCGGGCCGGTTTCGCTGCACCGTCCGCCGCGACACTGCCCGCGCTCTTCCCGGCCAGCGTGCGCTACGCCGCGATGGGCATCGGCTTCAACTTCTCGGTCGCCGCCTTCGGCGGCACGACACCGCTGTTCACCGAGGGGCTGGTGCACCTGATGGACAACAGCCTGGTGCCCGGCTGCCATCTGATCGTCAGCGGGCTGATCGGCCTGGTCGCTGTGCACTTCATGCCGGAGAGCGCCGGGGTCCCGCTGCGCGGCTCGCAGCCCATGGTCGGCTCCGAGCAGGAGGCACAGGAGCTGATCTCCACCAGCCGACAGCTTCAGACGCTCCGGGAGAGGGAGGCCCGTTCCTGAAGCCGGTCCCCCCGGGGCCGCTCAGCGCGGATCGAAGGGCCGCTGTCCAGGAAGCGGACCTGCTCGCTTTCGACGGCCTCGGCCAGCGCCTCGAACGTCGCCGCGGCGTCCGGATGCGTCCGCATCCCCTCGAAGGCACGGGCGATGTGGCCCTGGTCCATCCCTGGCCACGCTCCTGGCCAAAGCGCAGCCGCACTGAAGCGCGCACCGCAAGATCTCATCCGGTCCGTTTCCGGCCGGCCGGTCGGCCGGTCCGCGCGCCCTGGCCGTCCCGGTCCCGGCCCCTGCCCCGGCGGTCCAGGACGGCGGTCGCGAGGACCGCGAGGGTGCCGGCGAGGAGGGGCAGCATGGTGAGCAGCAGCGGCAGGGTGACGTTCTCGCCCTGCTCGC
This sequence is a window from Streptomyces sp. NBC_01775. Protein-coding genes within it:
- a CDS encoding EI24 domain-containing protein produces the protein MRDLVAGMRYLGRGQRWVLGHGRWFGFGLLPALVTLALYAVVLTVLGFWTDDIVTWATPFADDWSSAWRGTLRGVFAALLWGGVLMLAVVTFAAVTLLVGEPFYEKLSEKVEESEGGLPPGRDLPLWQELWTALRDSLFVLWRTLLFTVPLFLLGFVPFVGQTIIPVLGFCVSGFFLSLELSSVAMQRRGIPVRERLRMLRRRKALALGFGVPLVLCFLVPVAAVFLMPGAVAGAALLVRDLLGERGPDPQAPGQGGPAQGQAAPQPYGQAPGADGRTASPYGPPPAGPYGAPSGGPYGPPPGDPYGAPPASGGGASTRP
- a CDS encoding endonuclease/exonuclease/phosphatase family protein, producing MPSRPTRGATLTVAAVCSTLLVLPSSAGAEDSGAEVRIHDIQGATRLSPYAGREVAGVPGIVTGVRDFGSARGFWLQDADPDDDPATSEGIFVYTGKKSPGVAVGDKLTVSGEVSEFYPGGKEAGGQSVTQLTGATWKSAPDSATGEGRRAKSEERRAKLPAAFRLTPHSVPRAYAPEAGGDSIEKRALRPSRYALDRYEALEGMRVSARGARVTGPTSAYDDLWVTTDPRQRPTPRGGTLYGSYGDQNGARMKVSSLLPPDEHPFPRADVGDGLAGKTEGPLDYEQFGGYTLRATTLGTHQDRDLKRERTRAQRADELAVATYNVENLSPKTDPAKFDRLAEGLVTNLSSPDIVTVEEVQDDTGPDDDGTVSAGKTLDKLTEAVRKAGGPSYKWRQIDPGDKQDGGQPGGNIRVAFLYNPERVSFTDRPGGDATTPVEVVGKGGKPALSASPGRIAPQDPAWKASRKPLAGEFRFRGRPVFVVANHFSSKGGGDLDGDEPMEGRFQPPTRHSEPQRVEQAKLLNSFARDVRAKDRDALIVAGGDFNDFPFSPSLDALRSGNALTSPMNQLPENERYGYVFNGNSQSLDHLLTSPGARRPDYDIVHINAEFADQSSDHDPSVVRIPLR
- a CDS encoding crotonase/enoyl-CoA hydratase family protein → MSSSSVRTERAGAVTTVVLSRPEARNAVDGPTGAALADAFRAFEADRGASAAVLWGEGGTFCAGADLKAMGTERGNRLSPEGDGPMGPTRLKLTKPVIAAVSGYAVAGGLELALWCDLRVAEEDAVFGVFCRRWGVPLIDGGTVRLPRLIGAGRAADMVLTGRPVDAAEAYGIGLANRVVPRGEARAAAEELAASLARFPQTCLRTDLASLRGQQGLPERQAMVNEFAHSQDALTEAREGAARFAAGEGRHGDFSGTGGPPPDES
- a CDS encoding YeeE/YedE family protein, with protein sequence MTTAPPAEAQPPVRTGLLPPSPTSAPAPEAAPAPAVRWLPLAVALVIGLALTGYVWAAHGTKPGVLLLLGIGLGVGLFHSRFGFTSAWRQLIAVGNGTGLRAHALLLGTTATLFALIIGTGTGLFGSVPAPSAGPLGAGLLVGAFLFAVGMQLGGACASGTLFAVGSGQSTIVLTLGGFIVGSTLAAWQYGLWGDLPAFDPVVFSDHLGWGGSLAVTLVALAAVVLISRRVQSRRNPPPVGAPPSARGTLARVVRGSWPLAAGALVLAVLGGAVLLVSGGAWGITSAFALWGSKLVGALGGSPESWAFWQDPKNAQQLAGPVLADKTSLTDLGIMIGAAVAAAAGGVWTLHRGVPWRTAVAAVLGGVLMGIGARLAGGCNIGAYLAGIASGSLHGWIWGAVALGGTWAGLRLRPYFGLGNPKPGDGVC